From the genome of Melitaea cinxia chromosome 12, ilMelCinx1.1, whole genome shotgun sequence, one region includes:
- the LOC123658758 gene encoding cell division cycle protein 20 homolog: MAQFNYLNELNSLATIDGPITRGPLQRWVKKSNNENVNPSLSTSLKNISNLNISSCNQSMQKLSISSNQSYTTNVLSSNKTPPRNENKKGKKTPSKNKSPGRSTTPTPNKAGKTPNKADRFIPSRSNSNYELCHYMLSRDDDKGEEITQKAASEAIGRALTDTEPGRLLQYTCKAPAAPEGYQNRLRVVYSQAKVPSSVKNTTRYIPQAPDRILDAPDILDDYYLNLVDWSASNILAVALGNSVYLWNAGTGQIEQLLTLEGSETVCSVAWVQGGGSHLAVGTSSATVELWDCERIKRLRIMDGHSGRVGSLAWNLYVVSSGARDGTIVHHDVRQRDHAVASVAAHTQEICGLKWSPDGKYLASGGNDNLLNIWPISQGQHYSQPQYLYSFNQHLAAVKGLAWCPWSSGILASGGGTADRTIRIWNVNTGTNINTVDTNSQVCSIVWSTHYRELVSGHGYAQNQLVLWKYPALARVAELTGHVARVLHLALSPDGTTVLSAGADETLRLWKCFMLDPSKKKEPTDSKAAKSLLNMNNLIR; the protein is encoded by the exons atgGCCCAGTTTAACTACCTCAATGAGCTAAACAGTTTAGCTACAATAGATGGGCCCATAACTCGTGGGCCACTTCAACGATGGgtgaaaaaaagtaataatgaaaACGTGAATCCTTCATTAAGTACATCGTTAAAGAATATATCAAATCTAAATATAAGTTCGTGTAATCAATCGATGCAGAAGTTGTCGATATCTAGTAATCAAAGTTATACCACTAATGTATTATCGAGCAACAAAACCCCGCctagaaatgaaaataaaaagggTAAGAAAACTCCATCAAAAAATAAATCTCCCG GCCGATCAACAACTCCAACGCCAAATAAAGCTGGAAAGACACCTAACAAAGCTGATAGATTCATTCCTTCAAGAAGTAACTCTAACTATGAATTGTGCCATTACATg TTAAGCAGAGATGATGACAAAGGTGAAGAAATCACTCAAAAAGCAGCAAGTGAAGCCATTGGACGTGCCTTAACAGACACAGAACCAGGACGGCTGTTACAATATACTTGCAAAGCCCCAGCTGCCCCCGAGGGCTATCAAAACAGACTCAGAGTTGTGTACTCACAg GCCAAAGTTCCCTCTTCCGTTAAAAATACTACCAGATACATTCCACAAGCTCCGGACAGAATTTTGGACGCTCCGGATATTCTGGATGATTATT ATCTTAATTTAGTTGACTGGAGTGCAtctaatatactagctgtagcCTTAGGTAACTCAGTATATTTATGGAATGCTGGCACAGGACAGATAGAACAATTACTGACGCTAGAAGGATCAGAGACAGTATGCTCAGTTGCGTGGGTACAAGGAGGTGGCTCTCATTTAGCTGTTGGTACATCTTCTGCTACAGTAGAGTTATGGGATTGCGAGAGGATAAAAAGACTGagg ATAATGGACGGGCACAGCGGACGCGTGGGCTCGCTCGCCTGGAACCTGTACGTGGTGTCGAGCGGCGCGCGCGACGGCACCATCGTGCACCACGACGTGCGCCAGCGCGACCACGCCGTCGCCTCCGTCGCCGCGCACACGCAGGAG attTGTGGTCTAAAATGGTCTCCTGATGGTAAATATTTAGCATCAGGAGGTAATGACAATCTGCTGAACATCTGGCCTATTTCACAAGGACAACACTACTCACAGCCACAGTATTTATATTCATTCAA TCAACACTTAGCTGCAGTGAAAGGTCTAGCGTGGTGTCCGTGGAGTTCAGGTATCCTGGCGTCGGGCGGCGGCACCGCTGACAGAACTATACGCATCTGGAATGTTAACACTGGTACTAATATCAACACAGTCGACACAAATTCTCag GTGTGCTCGATCGTGTGGAGCACGCATTACCGCGAGCTGGTGTCGGGGCACGGCTACGCGCAGAACCAGCTCGTGCTCTGGAAGTACCCGGCGCTGGCGCGCGTGGCCGAGCTCACCGGGCACGTGGCGCGCGTGCTGCACCTGGCGCTGTCGCCCGACGGCACCACCGTGCTCTCGGCCGGCGCCGACGAGACGCTGCG ccTCTGGAAATGCTTCATGCTGGATCCATCTAAGAAAAAGGAACCAACTGATTCGAAGGCTGCAAAATCTCTACTTAACATGAacaatttaattagataa